The following nucleotide sequence is from Terriglobales bacterium.
TGAATACGCCGGCAACCATACACAGAGAAACTGCAAACGGAGAAAGGCCGGTGTTTACCAGCTTGGTCGGCGCTTCCGCGGCTCCGAGCCACACCCCCGCGCCGAGGCCACAGAGAACTCCCAAGCCATGCAAGCTTGCAGTCTGCCTTGAAGTAGTTGGTTGGGTCGCAGTGCTCATGTTTATCTTTTGGAAGAATTATGGCAATCGAGTATCAAACAAAGAATTGTTAGTGCAACGCGATTAGTAACGCGATGCCGACGACAAGTACGACAAGAGGAATCAGGAAATGAAGGTCAGTGAGCACCGCCATCGCCGTAGTCCCGAATCCCGGGTGCTCATTGTTTGTCTCGCTCACAGAGACAGTCTCCTTGGCTGCAGGTAAATTCGCTGGCTTTCGAGGTGCAGCCCAAATCATCGCATAAGTGTCAAGCTTCGTAGATGGTCCGAGTTGCAAAACAGAGTACACTGTCACGATTCATCCATGAGGAGAATCTATGCGAAGACGTGACTTCATTGTCGCGGGTGGAATCGCAACCGGGACGCTCGCTCTGCCGAGCATGGCGCGACGTTCGAAGAAGACCCGACAATTTATTGAACTGCGGATTTACCACTTTGCCTCGCCGGAGAAGCAGCAATCCTTCGAGCAGTTTCTGCAGAATGCTGCGCTGCCAGCCTTCAATCGTGCCGGAGCGCGTCCTGTGGGTGTATTCAAACTGTCTTCGAAGGATAATCCCGATCTCAAACTCGAAGCAGACAGCACGGATTTATACGTCCTGCTTCCCCACGAATCGGCAGAATCGTTGGCCGAGTTCTCGAATCGAGTCGGCCTAGACAAAGTTTTCCAGAACGCGGGAGAGGCGATCATCCACGCTCCTAAATCCGATCCTGCGTTTGTTCGTTATGAAAGCAGCCTGATGTGCGCCTTCGAACTATTCCCACAACTCAAGGTGCCGACACTGGCCGCCGATCGCCTGCTGCAACTCAGGATCTATGAAAGCCACAGCAATGAGCGCGCGAGA
It contains:
- a CDS encoding NIPSNAP family protein → MRRRDFIVAGGIATGTLALPSMARRSKKTRQFIELRIYHFASPEKQQSFEQFLQNAALPAFNRAGARPVGVFKLSSKDNPDLKLEADSTDLYVLLPHESAESLAEFSNRVGLDKVFQNAGEAIIHAPKSDPAFVRYESSLMCAFELFPQLKVPTLAADRLLQLRIYESHSNERARKKIEMFNQGGELGIFARCGMTGVFFGQTLIGSKLPSLTYMLSFPSEQEQKKAWDTFRNDPEWKRLSNADEYKDAVSNVTNLILRPAAGSQI